Proteins from a genomic interval of Chroococcidiopsis thermalis PCC 7203:
- a CDS encoding class I SAM-dependent methyltransferase, whose product MLKKLPTSLRFWLRSLEHKFAGFFTTLYKYKPYKKGVSSYVIPKSSLTDRQADNVELAVPPQEFWLGYGKTREEYLSSGAEDTQKMLELAKSSGLTLTAGDRVLDFGCGACRMTRHLQKYAQSCEIWGVDIDADMIYWCKEHLEPLFNFAVTTTIPHLPFEDRYFDLIYAGSLFTHVDDLTEAWLLELRRILSPKGRLYLTIHDNQTIKLLHTDFQNIFLSKKLRASDLYNQTKNDMAVLTIGRDTGSQVFYDIDYFCKKLSKLYKIHSVTTEAYNYQTAVLVGRK is encoded by the coding sequence ATGCTCAAAAAACTCCCAACCTCACTTAGATTTTGGCTCCGATCTCTAGAACACAAATTTGCTGGGTTTTTCACAACGCTGTACAAATATAAGCCATATAAAAAGGGAGTATCTTCTTACGTCATCCCCAAATCATCTCTTACAGATCGGCAAGCCGATAACGTAGAATTAGCAGTACCTCCACAAGAATTTTGGTTAGGATATGGCAAGACAAGGGAAGAATACTTGTCGTCTGGAGCAGAAGACACGCAGAAGATGTTGGAATTAGCCAAATCTTCAGGACTTACACTAACCGCAGGCGATCGCGTTTTAGATTTTGGTTGCGGTGCATGTAGAATGACTCGTCATTTGCAAAAATACGCGCAGTCATGCGAGATCTGGGGAGTAGACATTGATGCTGACATGATTTATTGGTGCAAAGAACACTTAGAGCCACTCTTCAATTTTGCAGTCACAACGACAATTCCTCACTTACCATTTGAAGATCGATATTTCGATTTGATCTATGCTGGTTCGCTATTTACCCACGTTGACGATTTGACTGAAGCTTGGTTGTTAGAACTTCGGCGAATTCTTTCTCCAAAAGGAAGGCTTTACCTGACAATTCACGACAATCAAACTATCAAATTACTGCATACTGATTTCCAGAACATTTTCCTGTCTAAAAAACTCCGAGCTTCAGATTTGTACAATCAAACTAAAAATGATATGGCTGTTCTGACAATCGGTCGCGATACGGGTTCGCAAGTTTTTTACGACATCGATTATTTCTGTAAAAAACTGAGCAAGCTCTACAAAATACATTCGGTAACGACAGAAGCTTACAATTATCAAACAGCAGTCTTAGTTGGTAGGAAATAA
- a CDS encoding HEAT repeat domain-containing protein — MLEGLEVINWHELEHAYGMADDVPELLRSLASADAPSRQDALSKLYSNIYHQGTVFEATVYAIPFLLELSQTEAVQDRDKILIYLAHLARSHSYLEEHQNLLFYNDELDKPEFQVQIQHEMIWIRRVNRAVRSGINVYLSLLKHNDSKLRIAAPYILAYCQRQASEFIPYLKHCLAQERSSQVRASLILSLGFLEPPQLANIELFMQFLSSEESDLVRLAAAMTLVRLAKDKTPLEAIAIPIEIIEHPISVKEAYARLPWANSDVISDACACLCYLGATGNVVIPALINALKTVDGYSALSLVRTLLYLAFNGHKLADTIEYKNTSVQKSVIEAIASYDRVWQFNSNMAHLLRSFGLPQERNQLQAFL, encoded by the coding sequence GTGCTAGAAGGCTTAGAAGTAATTAATTGGCACGAACTCGAACACGCTTACGGTATGGCTGATGATGTACCCGAGCTGCTCAGAAGTTTAGCCTCCGCTGATGCCCCGTCTCGTCAAGATGCTTTGTCTAAATTGTACAGTAATATTTATCATCAAGGTACTGTTTTTGAAGCTACAGTATACGCAATACCATTTTTACTAGAACTGAGTCAAACTGAAGCAGTACAAGATAGAGATAAAATTTTAATTTATTTGGCACACCTAGCACGCAGTCATTCTTATTTAGAAGAACATCAAAATTTATTGTTTTATAACGATGAATTAGATAAGCCTGAGTTTCAAGTGCAAATACAACACGAAATGATCTGGATAAGACGTGTTAATCGTGCTGTTCGTAGTGGGATAAATGTTTATCTGAGTTTGCTAAAACATAATGATTCAAAACTCAGAATTGCTGCACCTTACATCCTCGCTTATTGCCAACGGCAAGCGTCGGAATTTATTCCTTATCTAAAGCACTGTTTAGCGCAAGAACGAAGCTCTCAAGTCAGAGCCAGTTTAATATTAAGCCTGGGTTTTTTGGAGCCGCCGCAATTAGCAAACATAGAACTATTTATGCAATTTCTGAGTTCTGAGGAAAGCGATCTCGTGCGCTTAGCGGCTGCAATGACACTTGTAAGGCTAGCAAAAGATAAAACTCCACTGGAAGCCATAGCAATACCGATCGAAATTATCGAACATCCGATATCTGTGAAAGAAGCGTATGCTCGATTACCTTGGGCTAATAGCGATGTTATTAGCGATGCTTGCGCTTGCTTATGCTATCTAGGGGCAACAGGAAATGTTGTCATTCCAGCCTTAATAAATGCTCTGAAAACTGTAGATGGTTATAGTGCTTTAAGTTTAGTACGAACGCTACTATATCTAGCTTTTAACGGACACAAATTAGCAGACACGATCGAATACAAGAATACATCTGTACAAAAATCTGTCATAGAAGCGATCGCCTCGTACGATCGCGTTTGGCAGTTCAATAGTAATATGGCGCATCTGCTCAGATCGTTTGGTTTACCACAAGAGCGAAATCAGTTGCAAGCATTTCTATAA
- a CDS encoding glycosyltransferase family 39 protein produces the protein MNFTQRSWLQWLTLFGWIAIGTIIRFINLDAKPPWSDEFATLVFSLGNSFRTVPLDRAIALDTLLQPLQPRPSASFGDVFHNLMTESTHPPVYFLLNHLWLQLFPPDEGLVSLWAARAFSAILGVAAIPAIFGLCWLAFRSRLVGQIAAAMMAVSPYGIYQAQEPRHYTLAILVIIASLACLVVATRCLENRKPIPIWLVFTWVGTNTLGIAVHYFFTLTLCAEAIVLLAVVWKQFKIHNSQFPESTVRAGFGRRFIDISVNMLAKLAPTTSRLIAVAAGTTAGGLIWLPFLQSIPDNQMTDWIYRGNPFGSILESTARFLAWMISMLWLLPVEGVSQPIALVCGVIIVAFLFWTLPILISGWKIQLWRSRSRSGTQVVGGFVLVAIALFSIVTYALGADLSIASRYHFVYFPALIAIVSAALAICWDSNRLVQHTELNWTPRQQLRLKFLQTRGKVAVVLIWLLGLLGALTVVFNFGYQKIERPDRLVPIMQQGSQNPILIATAHYTRAQVRELMTLGWQFKHLYGSQVNSPLFLLAQHDRSSNRSVETLYKTIAELPKPLDLWVVNFTSARHDLEEGNNQICVPDSQRRAKVNGYRAKLFHCQ, from the coding sequence GTGAATTTTACCCAGAGAAGTTGGCTTCAATGGCTAACACTTTTCGGCTGGATTGCGATCGGCACGATTATTAGATTTATTAATTTGGATGCGAAGCCACCTTGGTCGGATGAATTTGCCACCTTAGTATTTAGTTTAGGTAATAGTTTTCGCACTGTCCCTTTAGATCGAGCGATCGCCCTAGACACCCTACTACAACCACTACAGCCTCGTCCATCTGCCAGTTTTGGTGATGTTTTTCACAATTTAATGACAGAGAGTACCCATCCTCCTGTCTATTTCCTCCTCAATCACCTATGGTTACAGCTATTTCCCCCAGATGAGGGACTAGTCTCATTATGGGCAGCAAGAGCCTTCAGTGCCATTCTGGGAGTGGCTGCAATTCCTGCTATTTTTGGTCTGTGCTGGCTAGCTTTTCGTTCCCGCCTGGTAGGACAAATCGCCGCCGCAATGATGGCAGTCTCACCCTATGGCATCTACCAAGCCCAAGAACCGCGCCACTATACCTTAGCAATTTTAGTTATTATTGCGTCTCTAGCTTGCTTAGTTGTTGCTACACGCTGTCTAGAGAACCGAAAACCAATCCCAATTTGGTTAGTTTTCACTTGGGTGGGAACTAACACTTTAGGAATCGCCGTTCATTACTTTTTCACCCTCACCCTCTGTGCCGAGGCAATAGTTTTGCTTGCTGTGGTGTGGAAACAATTCAAAATTCACAATTCACAATTCCCCGAATCCACTGTACGGGCGGGTTTCGGTCGAAGATTTATTGACATAAGCGTGAATATGCTTGCTAAACTCGCCCCTACCACCTCCCGACTCATTGCCGTTGCAGCTGGAACCACAGCAGGGGGTTTAATCTGGTTGCCTTTCTTGCAAAGTATTCCAGATAACCAAATGACAGATTGGATTTATCGTGGTAATCCTTTCGGCAGTATTTTAGAAAGCACGGCGAGGTTTTTAGCATGGATGATTTCAATGCTGTGGCTGCTACCCGTTGAGGGCGTGAGTCAACCAATTGCCCTGGTTTGCGGTGTAATTATCGTCGCTTTTCTATTTTGGACGTTGCCCATACTCATTAGCGGTTGGAAAATTCAGTTATGGCGATCGCGATCTCGCAGTGGAACTCAAGTTGTAGGTGGATTTGTTTTGGTAGCGATCGCGCTATTTTCGATTGTTACCTACGCCTTGGGTGCAGATTTGAGTATTGCCTCGCGCTATCACTTTGTTTACTTTCCAGCCTTGATTGCGATCGTCAGCGCGGCATTAGCAATTTGTTGGGATAGCAATCGATTAGTTCAACATACAGAGTTAAACTGGACTCCTCGTCAGCAGTTACGACTCAAGTTTCTGCAAACAAGAGGTAAAGTTGCAGTCGTGCTAATTTGGCTACTCGGTTTGCTCGGTGCTTTAACTGTCGTTTTTAACTTTGGTTATCAAAAGATTGAAAGACCCGATCGCCTCGTACCAATTATGCAACAAGGATCGCAAAATCCAATTTTAATCGCTACAGCTCACTATACTCGCGCACAGGTGAGAGAACTCATGACACTGGGTTGGCAGTTTAAACATCTGTATGGTTCTCAAGTAAATTCTCCTTTGTTTCTTTTAGCTCAGCACGACCGTAGCTCGAATCGCTCAGTAGAAACTCTTTACAAAACAATTGCTGAACTACCAAAACCCCTAGATTTATGGGTTGTCAACTTTACTAGCGCCAGACACGACTTAGAGGAAGGAAATAATCAAATTTGTGTCCCAGATTCACAACGCCGAGCTAAAGTCAATGGCTACCGAGCCAAACTTTTCCACTGTCAATAA
- a CDS encoding DUF6464 family protein, protein MGVALWILALGLMPSLLSLWLLRRREAQIQARFRQAIDFTSIRTQRSEATPLHSDRYYLEGVGYLVGDISCRYNARSGYIRCAVNPEGPCEGCRYYEPR, encoded by the coding sequence GTGGGAGTAGCACTCTGGATTCTTGCTTTAGGACTAATGCCATCATTGCTATCGCTGTGGCTACTGCGCCGAAGAGAGGCGCAAATACAAGCGAGATTTAGGCAAGCGATCGACTTTACCTCCATCAGGACACAGAGAAGCGAAGCTACACCACTTCATAGCGATCGCTACTATTTGGAAGGAGTAGGATATCTAGTTGGTGACATCAGCTGTCGCTACAATGCTCGTTCCGGGTATATTAGGTGTGCGGTCAATCCTGAAGGACCCTGTGAGGGTTGTCGCTACTATGAACCGCGATAG
- the ppk2 gene encoding polyphosphate kinase 2, which translates to MSAIDRNGTHAAVKSAESTKENKSKKKLNGKLYEKELARLQTELVKLQYWVKHQGLKVALIFEGRDAAGKGGAIGCVTEYLNPRGCRVVALGTPSDVEKTQWYFQRYVAHLPAAGEIVLFDRSWYNRAGVERVMGFCTEAQYQEFMQSCPEFERMLVRSGIILLKYWFSVSDEEQERRFQARVKDPAKRWKLSPMDIEARDRWEEYSKAKDVMLAHTNIPEAPWFTVEADDKKRARLNLIQHILSKIPYQDMTPDAFDLPPRKPGTGYNRPPLNEQFFVPQVY; encoded by the coding sequence ATGTCAGCTATAGATCGAAATGGGACTCATGCAGCAGTCAAGTCTGCTGAAAGCACCAAAGAGAACAAATCGAAGAAAAAGCTGAACGGTAAGTTATACGAAAAAGAATTGGCACGACTGCAAACAGAGTTGGTGAAATTGCAGTACTGGGTTAAACATCAAGGTTTAAAAGTAGCGCTGATTTTTGAAGGACGTGATGCAGCCGGAAAGGGAGGCGCAATTGGTTGCGTGACGGAATACCTCAATCCGCGTGGTTGTCGTGTGGTGGCTTTGGGTACGCCTTCAGATGTGGAAAAGACGCAGTGGTACTTTCAGCGTTATGTTGCCCATCTACCTGCGGCGGGGGAAATTGTGCTGTTCGATCGCAGTTGGTACAATCGTGCGGGGGTAGAACGGGTGATGGGTTTTTGTACTGAGGCTCAATATCAAGAGTTTATGCAATCTTGCCCTGAATTCGAGCGGATGTTGGTGCGATCGGGGATTATTTTGTTGAAGTACTGGTTTTCTGTCAGCGATGAGGAACAGGAACGCCGTTTTCAAGCGCGGGTAAAAGATCCGGCTAAACGCTGGAAACTCAGTCCGATGGATATTGAAGCCCGCGATCGCTGGGAGGAATATTCTAAAGCTAAGGATGTCATGCTAGCTCATACTAACATTCCAGAGGCTCCTTGGTTTACGGTGGAAGCCGACGATAAAAAACGGGCGCGACTTAACTTAATTCAACACATTTTAAGCAAGATTCCCTATCAAGATATGACTCCAGATGCATTCGATTTACCACCTAGAAAACCTGGAACTGGCTATAATCGTCCACCTCTAAACGAACAGTTTTTCGTTCCCCAGGTTTATTAA
- the cofH gene encoding 7,8-didemethyl-8-hydroxy-5-deazariboflavin synthase subunit CofH: MITKTIEPILDRALSGDDIFPAEGVELLQQTAPEAIALIRDTADKLRHQQAGDTVTYVINRNINFTNICEQHCSFCAFRRDAGEAGSYWLEWGQILEKATDAVQRGATEICMQGGLHPTAKIDGKSLSYYLHLVKTIKAEFPQLHLHAFSPQEVQFIARGDGLSYATVIAALRDAGVGSMPGTAAEVLDDDVRRILCPEKINTATWLEIVSTAHKLGLPTTSTMLSGHIETPQQQIRHLEHLRSLQQIAIERQYPTKITEFILLPFVGQEAPKPLRKRVGRDQPVLADALLLTAVARIYLGKWIPNHQPSWVKLGLAGATTALEWGCNDIGGTLMEEHITTMAGAVGGTCMEVDTLQTAIASLNRPYRQRDTLYGNLI; this comes from the coding sequence ATGATAACCAAAACAATTGAACCTATTCTCGATCGCGCCTTATCTGGAGACGATATCTTTCCAGCCGAAGGAGTAGAGTTATTACAACAAACTGCACCGGAAGCAATTGCTCTCATCCGCGATACTGCCGATAAACTCCGCCATCAACAAGCGGGCGATACCGTTACTTATGTCATTAACCGCAATATCAACTTTACCAATATTTGCGAACAACACTGTAGTTTCTGCGCCTTTCGTCGCGATGCGGGCGAAGCAGGTTCCTACTGGTTGGAATGGGGACAAATCTTAGAAAAAGCTACCGATGCCGTACAAAGAGGGGCAACAGAAATTTGTATGCAGGGGGGACTTCACCCTACAGCAAAAATAGATGGCAAATCGCTGTCATACTATTTGCACTTAGTCAAAACTATTAAAGCTGAATTTCCCCAATTGCATTTACATGCCTTTTCTCCCCAAGAAGTGCAATTTATTGCTAGGGGAGACGGTTTGAGCTACGCCACCGTTATCGCTGCTTTGCGGGATGCTGGTGTTGGTTCAATGCCAGGAACAGCAGCAGAAGTATTGGATGATGATGTTAGGCGAATTCTTTGTCCAGAAAAGATTAATACAGCGACATGGTTAGAAATTGTAAGTACGGCACATAAGCTTGGCTTGCCGACAACAAGTACCATGCTATCTGGACATATTGAAACACCCCAACAGCAAATTCGTCACCTAGAACACTTGCGATCGCTTCAACAAATTGCGATCGAGCGGCAGTATCCTACAAAAATTACAGAGTTTATTTTACTGCCTTTCGTCGGACAAGAAGCACCTAAGCCGTTAAGAAAGCGGGTGGGAAGAGATCAGCCAGTTTTAGCAGATGCTTTGCTACTCACAGCAGTGGCGCGAATTTATCTAGGAAAATGGATTCCCAACCATCAACCGAGTTGGGTCAAACTCGGACTCGCAGGCGCAACAACAGCTTTAGAATGGGGTTGCAACGATATTGGCGGCACGCTGATGGAAGAACACATTACCACAATGGCAGGCGCAGTTGGCGGTACTTGCATGGAAGTAGACACACTACAAACAGCGATCGCTTCCCTCAATCGTCCCTACCGTCAAAGAGATACCTTGTATGGCAATCTCATTTAA
- a CDS encoding S66 peptidase family protein, which yields MPICQPPPPLKPGDLLKVIAPSGALREMAAFEQGIEIWRSRGYQVKVSPTIGDSFGYLAGTDASRRQQLLDAWQDPDCRGILCARGGYGGMRILEDWTWMAAKGAQLCAPTSFPKWLIGFSDITALLWSLCKEGISGVHAPVLTTLAGEPDWSRQRLFDWVEGRPLSPLQGKGWGGGVVTGVLLPANLTVATHLLGTSIQPNFDDVILALEDVTEAPYRIDRLLTQWRLSGAFTKVKGIALGRFSRCEPPPNISSLTIEEVLCDRLGDLNLPIVSDLPFGHDGCNAALPVGISATLDADKGQLTVESDA from the coding sequence ATGCCTATTTGCCAACCGCCACCGCCACTAAAACCAGGAGATTTATTAAAAGTAATTGCCCCTAGCGGCGCTTTGCGAGAAATGGCAGCATTTGAACAGGGGATCGAAATATGGCGATCGCGTGGTTATCAAGTTAAGGTTAGTCCTACAATCGGCGACAGTTTTGGATATTTAGCCGGAACCGATGCGAGTCGTCGCCAACAACTCCTCGATGCGTGGCAAGATCCCGACTGTCGCGGTATTCTCTGCGCTAGGGGTGGCTATGGTGGGATGAGAATTCTGGAAGATTGGACGTGGATGGCTGCTAAGGGCGCACAGCTGTGCGCCCCCACATCCTTTCCCAAATGGCTTATCGGTTTTTCCGACATTACCGCCTTACTCTGGAGTCTATGTAAAGAAGGAATTTCAGGCGTTCACGCGCCTGTACTGACGACGCTAGCAGGGGAACCAGATTGGTCTAGACAAAGATTATTCGATTGGGTGGAAGGTCGTCCCCTATCTCCTCTCCAGGGGAAGGGTTGGGGTGGTGGCGTGGTGACGGGCGTGCTGCTACCAGCAAATCTGACTGTTGCGACTCATCTCCTGGGTACGTCGATTCAACCGAATTTTGATGATGTTATTCTTGCCTTAGAAGATGTTACCGAAGCACCGTATCGGATCGATCGCCTTTTGACACAATGGCGTTTGAGCGGTGCATTTACTAAGGTTAAAGGTATTGCTTTAGGACGTTTTAGCCGTTGCGAACCACCGCCAAATATTTCTAGTTTGACCATAGAAGAAGTATTATGCGATCGCTTAGGGGATTTAAATCTTCCCATAGTTTCAGATTTGCCTTTCGGTCACGATGGTTGCAACGCCGCATTACCAGTTGGTATCTCTGCAACTCTAGATGCAGATAAGGGTCAGTTGACAGTAGAGAGTGATGCATGA
- a CDS encoding glycosyltransferase family 4 protein has product MKLLFISTSVGPLGTGLGGGVELSLYNIAQEMIKRGHTLQILAPQGSKLESMPIVEIPGNLQIIAQNQERNAPITMPENSVLANLCEYARQVQNEYDLIVNFAYDWLPFYLTPFFKTPIAHFVSMGSIYAAMDEIVAQVAEQFPRTIGFYTPSQGATFSFVETSDRSIYYLSSGIDLSLYEFCSHPQNKLAWLARIAPEKGLEDAIAAAQIAKIPLKVMGKIQDEDYWQQICQTYANAPFEYLGFLSTTKMQQELRQCRAMLMTPRWVEAFGNVAIEALACGVPVISYRRGGPAEIIQDGKTGFLVEPDSVEGLVNAIARLDEINRYTCRQQAEAEFSLEALGDRFEAWFRDILQL; this is encoded by the coding sequence TTGAAACTATTATTTATCTCTACTTCCGTGGGACCCCTCGGCACAGGATTGGGGGGTGGAGTAGAATTAAGCCTGTACAATATTGCTCAAGAAATGATAAAGCGGGGGCATACGCTGCAAATTCTTGCCCCTCAAGGGTCGAAACTTGAGTCAATGCCAATTGTAGAAATTCCTGGTAATTTACAAATTATTGCCCAGAACCAGGAAAGAAATGCACCCATTACTATGCCGGAAAATTCTGTGCTGGCGAATCTGTGTGAATATGCAAGACAAGTACAGAATGAGTACGATTTAATTGTCAATTTTGCTTACGATTGGTTGCCATTTTATCTCACCCCATTTTTTAAAACTCCTATTGCCCATTTTGTGAGCATGGGTTCAATTTATGCTGCGATGGATGAAATTGTGGCACAAGTTGCAGAGCAATTTCCAAGGACGATTGGTTTCTACACTCCCTCCCAAGGAGCAACATTTTCTTTTGTAGAAACTAGTGATAGGTCTATATATTATCTTAGTAGTGGCATAGATTTATCCTTATATGAGTTCTGTTCTCATCCTCAAAACAAATTAGCTTGGTTAGCAAGGATTGCTCCTGAAAAAGGCTTAGAAGATGCGATCGCTGCAGCTCAAATTGCTAAAATTCCCTTAAAAGTTATGGGAAAAATTCAAGATGAAGACTACTGGCAGCAAATTTGCCAGACTTATGCTAACGCACCTTTTGAGTATTTAGGGTTTCTTTCAACCACAAAAATGCAACAAGAATTGCGTCAGTGTCGGGCAATGTTAATGACTCCCCGTTGGGTAGAAGCATTCGGCAATGTAGCAATTGAAGCCTTAGCTTGTGGCGTACCAGTCATATCATATCGCCGTGGGGGACCCGCCGAAATTATTCAAGATGGAAAGACGGGATTTTTAGTCGAACCAGATAGTGTAGAGGGATTGGTAAATGCGATCGCGCGTTTAGATGAAATCAATCGTTATACTTGTCGTCAACAAGCCGAAGCTGAATTTTCTTTAGAGGCGTTAGGCGATCGGTTTGAGGCGTGGTTTAGGGATATTTTGCAGTTATAA
- a CDS encoding DMT family transporter, with the protein MHLKLTESRLPFASVLLIAPFFLWGTAMVAMKGVIPHTTPLFMAGVRLLPAGILVLGAAMAMGRPQPKGWAAWLWISLFALIDGSLFQGFLAEGLVRTGAGLGSVMIDSQPLAVALMSSWLFGERIGLWGWLGLMFGVLGISLIGLPDDLILNLFSGITPVRASLPDMSVLQQIFQNPPLQSLFASGEWLMLLAALSMAVGTVAIRYVCRHADPVSATGWHMIIGGIPLFALSAGLEAGQWADISLSGWISLSYATIFGSAIAYGLFFYFASSGNLTSLSALTFLTPVFALLFGSLILSEVLSPIQWTGVSLTLVSIYLVNQREKLEQLFQKSTAKESHLSESEKVLETAKSVPVPMKESEL; encoded by the coding sequence ATGCATCTGAAACTGACTGAATCAAGATTACCCTTTGCCTCCGTGCTACTAATCGCACCCTTTTTCCTCTGGGGAACAGCAATGGTAGCGATGAAAGGCGTTATTCCCCATACAACACCTTTATTCATGGCAGGAGTCAGACTGTTGCCTGCTGGCATATTAGTATTAGGTGCAGCAATGGCGATGGGTAGACCTCAGCCTAAAGGATGGGCGGCGTGGTTGTGGATTAGTCTATTTGCCTTAATTGATGGATCGCTGTTTCAAGGCTTTTTGGCAGAAGGTTTAGTGAGAACTGGGGCGGGTTTAGGATCGGTTATGATTGACTCCCAGCCTCTAGCTGTGGCTTTAATGTCGAGTTGGTTATTTGGCGAACGAATCGGTTTATGGGGATGGCTGGGATTGATGTTTGGCGTACTGGGGATTAGTTTAATTGGCTTACCAGACGATTTAATTCTCAACCTATTTTCTGGTATTACCCCTGTGCGGGCGAGTTTACCAGATATGTCAGTGTTGCAACAAATATTTCAGAACCCGCCCCTACAATCCTTATTCGCCAGCGGCGAATGGTTGATGTTACTCGCAGCCCTATCAATGGCTGTCGGTACGGTAGCTATTCGTTATGTTTGTCGTCACGCCGATCCGGTGTCAGCAACGGGATGGCATATGATTATTGGTGGAATTCCCTTATTTGCTCTTTCTGCGGGGTTAGAGGCTGGGCAATGGGCAGATATTAGTTTATCTGGGTGGATATCGCTAAGTTATGCCACGATTTTTGGTAGTGCGATCGCCTATGGGTTATTCTTCTACTTTGCCTCTAGCGGTAACCTTACCAGTCTTAGCGCCCTTACCTTTCTCACACCTGTATTTGCCCTCTTATTTGGTAGCTTAATTCTCTCCGAAGTTCTCAGCCCCATCCAGTGGACGGGCGTTTCTCTCACCTTAGTTAGTATTTATCTCGTCAATCAGCGAGAGAAATTAGAACAATTGTTTCAGAAATCTACAGCCAAAGAGTCACATCTATCCGAATCGGAAAAAGTTTTGGAAACAGCAAAGTCCGTACCTGTTCCTATGAAAGAATCAGAGTTATGA
- the sppA gene encoding signal peptide peptidase SppA has protein sequence MLRLFKTPFRKQIARLEITGAIASATRKRVLEALKTVEERRFPALLLRIDSPGGTVGDSQEIYSALKRLREKIKIVASFGNISASGGVYIGMGASHIVANPGTITGSIGVILRGNNLERLLDKIGVSFKTIKSGPYKDILAFDRELTEPEQHILQELIDTSYRQFVQSVAEGRNLTEEAVRSFADGRIFTGQQALELGVVDRLGTEEDARRWAAELVGLDPEKTKCFTLEERKPPLQRLLSRESTVASGLLTGVDWLEFELSTSGLPLWLYRP, from the coding sequence ATGCTACGGCTGTTTAAAACCCCTTTTCGCAAACAAATTGCACGGCTAGAAATTACTGGGGCGATCGCGAGTGCGACGCGCAAAAGAGTTCTAGAAGCCCTCAAAACTGTAGAAGAAAGACGCTTTCCCGCCTTACTACTCCGCATTGATAGCCCTGGCGGTACGGTAGGAGACTCTCAGGAAATCTATAGTGCTTTAAAACGACTGCGAGAAAAAATCAAAATTGTTGCCAGTTTTGGTAATATCTCTGCTTCTGGCGGTGTCTATATTGGCATGGGAGCCAGTCATATTGTGGCAAACCCAGGTACGATTACGGGTAGTATTGGGGTAATTCTGCGGGGCAACAACCTAGAACGCTTGCTAGATAAAATTGGTGTTTCGTTCAAAACAATCAAATCTGGACCCTATAAAGATATCCTGGCTTTCGATCGCGAATTGACAGAACCAGAACAACATATTTTGCAAGAATTGATCGATACCAGCTATCGGCAATTCGTTCAATCTGTGGCTGAAGGGCGAAATCTGACAGAGGAAGCTGTGAGAAGCTTTGCAGACGGACGCATTTTCACCGGACAGCAAGCTTTAGAGTTAGGCGTTGTGGATCGGTTGGGAACTGAAGAAGATGCCCGTCGTTGGGCAGCAGAATTAGTCGGACTCGATCCAGAAAAAACCAAGTGTTTCACTCTAGAAGAACGCAAACCCCCATTGCAGCGATTACTTTCTAGGGAGTCTACGGTAGCATCTGGTTTATTAACTGGGGTAGATTGGTTAGAGTTTGAGCTATCTACCAGCGGCTTACCTTTGTGGCTATATCGTCCGTAA
- the aroH gene encoding chorismate mutase: MEWRLKAIRGATTVTENTVQAIDEAVTEMLDELEMKNQLDPTQIVSVTFTVTRDLDAIFPAAIARKRPFWDCVAMLDVQQMHVEGSLERCIRCLIHANLPANQVQVWHPYLRKAKSLRPDWSSPQRLVQPESVQTHLR; the protein is encoded by the coding sequence GTGGAGTGGCGATTAAAAGCAATTCGTGGGGCAACAACCGTTACAGAAAATACGGTGCAGGCAATTGACGAAGCCGTGACAGAAATGTTAGATGAGTTGGAGATGAAGAATCAGCTAGATCCGACTCAAATTGTGAGCGTCACTTTTACTGTCACTCGCGATCTCGATGCCATTTTTCCCGCTGCAATCGCCCGTAAGCGTCCTTTCTGGGACTGTGTAGCCATGCTTGACGTACAGCAGATGCATGTAGAAGGTAGTTTAGAACGTTGCATCCGCTGCTTAATCCACGCAAATCTTCCTGCTAATCAAGTCCAGGTTTGGCATCCTTATTTACGCAAAGCAAAGAGTTTACGCCCCGATTGGAGTTCTCCTCAAAGGCTTGTACAACCAGAATCAGTCCAAACTCATTTAAGGTGA